The genomic stretch tcgtcgacagcacacatccaacgagtgcggggtctaccccgaagtcgacggcctctatcgggatttctgctaaatatagccttcgcttgacgctcatccggcattctcgctacatgcccagcccactgaagcctgccgtgttttatccgcttgactatatccgccgatttgtatgcctggtacacttcatggttcatgcgtctgcgccaaacaccattttctaacaccaagagctcgccgattagcctggtgcgtctgcaagtcgaactctcgaaatttatcgaggatttttCGCAAGgagaacatttggtccgtcgttgagcgtccccctcgaaaaccgcattggttctcgccaacaaaggactcttgcaacggcctcagtctgtggaacaggatgcgggagagaattttgtacacagttttgagaacagttatgccccgataattgctacagtccaggcgatgaccttttttgtagattgggcatatgagaccctccaaccagtccgagggcaattcttcatcagaccacactctcagcatgatccgatggatggcacgatatagctgttcgctcccgactttgaagagttcggcgggaatgccgtccttcccggctgccttgcagtttctcagctcttttactgctttcttcacctcgtccatggatagtggatccacagcttgaccatcgtTCTCAATagccatcctgctcctttcgactccactgtttccctcacctttcaacagcacactgaagtgttccttccaacgcctggccacctctgttttatcggttatcaggttcccctcccaatcgttgcacatgacaggggctgacacgcttcgattcctgattccgttgaccttcttgtagaagctcctcgcatcgtacCTGGAGAAGCagccttccgcctccgcaagaatacgctccca from Wyeomyia smithii strain HCP4-BCI-WySm-NY-G18 chromosome 3, ASM2978416v1, whole genome shotgun sequence encodes the following:
- the LOC129732371 gene encoding uncharacterized protein LOC129732371; translation: MLATAVTRQSVGRYRDNRAAEKRLHRRKKRQHWERILAEAEGCFSRYDARSFYKKVNGIRNRSVSAPVMCNDWEGNLITDKTEVARRWKEHFSVLLKGEGNSGVERSRMAIENDGQAVDPLSMDEVKKAVKELRNCKAAGKDGIPAELFKVGSEQLYRAIHRIMLRVWSDEELPSDWLEGLICPIYKKGHRLDCSNYRGITVLKTVYKILSRILFHRLRPLQESFVGENQCGFRGGRSTTDQMFSLRKILDKFREFDLQTHQANRRALGVRKWCLAQTHEP